TCCTTGCAAAATGGAACGTTCAGTAAGTACTCTTGAAGGATGATAGCATGGTGATATCCTGGGGTTTTTCCCAAAGATAAAGAGCTAGAATTATACTTGATTTTCTCAAGGCTTGTATTCTACCATCAAGGACACTAGTAAGAATTTCCTTAAATCACTGAAAGCATGCATAAATTCTTTGAAAATCAATGTCTAACTGCTTGTTTCATTAACATTTAAGTCTGAGGGAAGATGATagagtattttaaagcaaaaaatgggagaaatggatacattaaaaacaacaacaaaaaaaagtcaaCTGGAAAGAAGAGTACCTCAGTCTCATGACATTCAAATACTTGAATATTTCCCCAAGTGGTAGTCTTCTAATTTTAATAAAGTACATGTGTGAGAAGGCAAAGTGAAAATATTCATAGCCTTATGGGGATACTAGTTATATAATTCACAGTTTATACATTTATCAAATATATAACCATCTCTACCATcccattttagaacatttccctcACCCCTTGAAATACTTTAATGCCCCTTCCAGTTAACCCCCACTCTCAGCCTCAGCACTAGACAGTCACCCATCTCTTCTCtatctttacattttttcctGGAAAGGGGAAACTTACTAAAATAGTTCTATGCGTCCTATGCCTCACCTCCAACTGTGGCTAAGTGACACTGGCCAAGGTTCTGAGTGTAAAAGCATTATAGACCTTGTTTCTCCTTGTCACTCAGAgttatttgagtttttaaaactgTAGTGGGTGTGGTAGACAAAATAATGCCCCCTCCTCCAAAGATGTTCACAGGCTAATCTCTAGAACTTGTAAATACTTTACATTACCTGGCATGGGGGAGTTAAGGTTGTTTATCAGTTGACTTTGAGATCAGAAAATAATTCTGTATTATCTGGATGTGTCCAATGTAATCATAAGGGTTCTTAAAGATAAAAGAGAGAGGAGAATTAATGACAATGAGGTATAACCAAAAAGGGATCTACTGGCCATTGCTGGCTTTGCAGATGGAAGAGTTTCCTTTAGAATATgggaaaaatcaaggaaatagaTTCCCACTAGAACTTctagtgaagaaggaaatggcaacccactccagcattcttgtctggagaatcccatgaacagaggagcctggcaggctatagtccatggggtcacaagaattggacgtgacttagtgactacagagagagagagaatttctaGATGGGACACAGCCCTGCTAGCATCTTGGTTTTAACTAAGTGCACTCATCTCCAATTTATAATCTTGAAAACTGTAAGATAGCATATCCACGTTGTTTTAAAGCCACCAAggtatttttttttgggggggggggtaattTGTTAGAAATTACAAACCTGTAAATTACATAATGTTAGAGGATAGAACAAAAACCTCTTTTTGGTAGAActgttgttgttggtcagtcacccagtcatgtctgactccccatggactgcagcatgccaggcctccctgtccctcaccatctcccaaagttttcccaagttcatgtccattgcatcagtgatgccacccagccatctcatcctctgatgccctcttcttctgcccttaatctttcccagcatcagggacattTCTAGTgaatcagctgttcacatcaggtgaccaaaatactggagcttcagcatcagtccttccaatgagtattcagggttgattttccttaagattgtctggtttgacctccttgctgtccaaaggactcttctccagcaccacaatttggagGCATGGATTCTGGCACTCTGCCTTTACTGGTTTTCAAGCAGTCCATTACATTTAGTGACTGAAAAGAGGACCTGGCTAATTCTAGGGAAGAGGATGGTATTTTCTTGGAgtgatttttaaggaaaaacagcAAAGAGTACTGTGTGCTATTGGGTCATtgctgttaggtagttagaataggaaaaggagtccaaaatggtggtggctaaaagacaaggaagggaaaagcccgtgaaaatagaacagagaAAGCTCAAAAGAAGGTCGGAGGACCGGAGTgaagacctcaggtagaacaaacagcactcctggctaagcccaatttgcatagggcaggccgagggggaggaaaaaacatataaaaggaggagccaaaacgctttctccctctcccccctgccccctgcaggcgtgtgctctttctctctccctctcccctgcgCACtgggggcgctcttctcttcgcgtctttgggtcgacatgccctcatgcctcgaggatggattttcctgctattgtctaaataaaatagagctgtaacatggagctgtaacactgatttaagagctataacacggtctgtccaagacccgagagctgtgacacgctgagggctttaatgtccgtcactccaaatctttgttgtgatgagacagaaccaaggagtATACGCTCGCATGACATTGCCAACCACAAGAACCTTGGACTGGAGTTGGCCCCTCAGTAGGCATTTTCTGGCTCTCTCtgttcccctgtccttcagcataCACACATGCCTTGTCTGCTCCACAACCCTTTACTCGTCTTCAAAGCTCAAAGTTCCGGGAGACTTGCACAGTGAATGTTAGAGGCGGGTAGGAAGCTGAACTTTGGGGGTTGTCTGGAAAGGCTTCCCTCTTCTTCACCTGCTCTCAGCTCAGGAAGCTGAGCTTCACAGGCTGCAGTTATGGGTCCCTTTCCGTTTCTCTCTCATACTGGGCTGAGATAATGGCAGGCACTATCAAGAGAACACAGAGGCATTTGTATTCGCTTCATCTTTATATTACCTGCATATGGTAGTGCAACATCTGATTATCAGTAGTTAGTTAAATTGGAACTGATTTTTCTGGAATACAAATTAGACCTTGAAAATTGAAGGAGGCAGAGCGGTTTGGTGGTTCGTTGGAAGGGGTCCTTCCTGTGTCTCAGCTACTGCGGCTCTTTGGGCAGCAGCGGCTGCGCGGTGGTCGGAGAAGCGGCCTATAATTTCGGCATTAGGTAAAACAAAATGGCCCGAACCAAGCAGACTGCTCGTAAGTCAACGGGTGGGAAAGCGCCCCGCAAGCAGTTGGCCACCAAAGCGGCCAGGAAAAGCGCTCCCTCTACTGGCGGGGTGAAAAAACCTCATCGCTACAGGCCCGGGACTGTTGCGCTTCGAGAAATCCGTCGTTACCAGAAATCCACCGAGCTTTTGATCCGGAAACTGCCTTTCCAGAGGTTGGTGAGGGAGATCGCCCAGGATTTCAAAACCGACTTGAG
Above is a genomic segment from Dama dama isolate Ldn47 chromosome 15, ASM3311817v1, whole genome shotgun sequence containing:
- the LOC133070199 gene encoding histone H3.3A: MARTKQTARKSTGGKAPRKQLATKAARKSAPSTGGVKKPHRYRPGTVALREIRRYQKSTELLIRKLPFQRLVREIAQDFKTDLRFQSAAIGALQEASEAYLVGLFEDTNLCAIHAKRVTIMPKDIQLARRIRGERA